From the genome of Nakamurella flavida, one region includes:
- a CDS encoding VWA domain-containing protein: MADQALPPDPARRNRPPGRYAYGPYVDGPDPLAPPVDLRAAIDRIGREVMEGSTPARALRELLRQGMPERTGLDELTRQAYEKRRKLQRETNLDGTLREVRELLAQALDAERDSLARQDSDDARFRELQLSALPSDTGGAVRELAEYDWQSAEARAAYEQIRDLLGREMLDQRFAGMKQAMEQATDQDVEQIRAMLDDLNALLAAHASGQDTAEQFASFMAEHGEFFPENPSTTDELVDILAARSAAAQRMLNSMTPEQRADLAELSQQAFGDPRLAQALEQLDGQLQGLRPGEDWSGSGRFRGQDPMGMGEATRSLEELGRLDDLAEQLGQSYAGARLDDIDLESLESLLGKQARVDAQALAELERQLQQEGLFSRAPDGSLQLSPKALRRLGESALRDVVESLGGRRGERQTRRSGAAGEPTGASRPWAYGDTEAWNVPRTLLNATVRRAGGDTRRLDVTDVEVVETEQRTRAAVALCVDTSWSMVQDGRWVPMKQTALALHQLISTRFRGDDLAVIGFGRHARKLELGELVGLEGAYEQGTNLHHALLLAGQHLRRHPDATPVVLVITDGEPTAHLEADGHASFSYPPEPETLAATVDELDRLTATRAAITFFVLGDDPRLVRFLDGLARRCGGRVVAPTLDGLGADVVADYLSRRH; the protein is encoded by the coding sequence ATGGCTGATCAGGCCCTCCCGCCCGACCCGGCCCGGCGGAATCGTCCACCGGGTCGGTACGCCTACGGCCCCTACGTCGACGGACCGGACCCGCTGGCTCCGCCGGTGGACCTGCGGGCGGCCATCGACCGGATCGGCCGCGAGGTCATGGAGGGCAGCACCCCGGCGCGGGCGCTGCGGGAACTGCTGCGGCAGGGCATGCCCGAGCGCACCGGGCTGGACGAGCTGACCCGGCAGGCCTACGAGAAGCGGCGGAAGCTGCAGCGCGAGACCAACCTGGACGGCACCCTGCGGGAGGTGCGGGAGCTGCTCGCGCAGGCCCTCGATGCCGAGCGGGACAGCCTGGCCCGCCAGGACTCCGACGACGCCCGGTTCCGCGAACTCCAACTGTCCGCCCTGCCGTCGGACACCGGTGGCGCCGTCCGCGAGCTCGCGGAGTACGACTGGCAGTCCGCCGAGGCCCGCGCCGCCTACGAGCAGATCCGCGATCTGCTCGGGCGGGAGATGCTCGACCAGCGCTTCGCCGGGATGAAACAGGCGATGGAGCAGGCCACCGATCAGGACGTGGAGCAGATCCGCGCGATGCTGGACGATCTCAACGCGCTGCTCGCCGCGCATGCCTCCGGGCAGGACACCGCGGAGCAGTTCGCCTCCTTCATGGCCGAGCACGGCGAGTTCTTCCCCGAGAACCCTTCCACCACGGATGAACTCGTCGACATCCTCGCCGCCCGCTCGGCCGCCGCGCAGCGGATGCTGAACTCGATGACGCCCGAGCAGCGGGCCGACCTGGCCGAACTGAGCCAGCAGGCGTTCGGCGATCCCCGCCTGGCCCAGGCCCTGGAACAACTCGACGGGCAGCTGCAGGGTCTGCGACCCGGTGAGGACTGGTCGGGGTCCGGCCGCTTCCGCGGACAGGATCCGATGGGCATGGGTGAGGCCACCCGCTCCCTGGAGGAACTCGGCCGGCTGGACGACCTGGCCGAACAGCTCGGGCAGTCCTACGCCGGTGCCCGACTGGACGACATCGACCTGGAGTCCCTCGAGTCGCTGCTCGGGAAGCAGGCCCGGGTGGACGCGCAGGCGCTCGCCGAGCTCGAGCGACAGCTCCAGCAGGAGGGCCTGTTCTCCCGCGCCCCCGACGGCTCGCTGCAGCTCTCCCCGAAGGCGCTCCGGCGGCTCGGCGAATCCGCACTGCGGGACGTGGTGGAGTCCCTGGGCGGTCGGCGTGGGGAACGGCAGACCCGGCGCTCCGGCGCCGCCGGCGAGCCGACCGGAGCCAGCCGACCCTGGGCGTACGGGGACACCGAGGCCTGGAACGTCCCCCGGACCCTGCTCAACGCCACGGTCCGGCGGGCGGGCGGCGACACCCGACGGTTGGACGTCACCGACGTGGAGGTCGTGGAGACCGAGCAACGCACCCGGGCGGCGGTCGCGCTGTGCGTGGACACGTCCTGGTCGATGGTGCAGGACGGCCGGTGGGTGCCGATGAAGCAGACCGCCCTGGCCCTGCACCAGCTGATCAGTACCCGGTTCCGCGGCGACGACCTGGCCGTCATCGGCTTCGGCCGGCACGCCCGGAAACTCGAGCTCGGCGAACTCGTCGGCCTGGAGGGTGCGTACGAGCAGGGCACCAACCTGCACCACGCCCTGCTGCTGGCCGGTCAGCATCTGCGCCGGCACCCGGACGCCACCCCGGTGGTGCTGGTCATCACCGACGGCGAACCGACCGCGCATCTGGAGGCCGACGGTCACGCGTCGTTCTCCTACCCACCCGAGCCGGAGACCCTGGCGGCCACGGTGGATGAACTGGACCGGCTGACCGCCACGAGGGCGGCCATCACCTTCTTCGTCCTCGGTGACGACCCCCGCCTGGTGCGCTTCCTGGACGGGCTGGCCCGTCGGTGCGGCGGCCGGGTGGTGGCGCCCACCCTGGACGGGCTGGGCGCCGATGTCGTCGCCGACTACCTGAGTCGCCGCCACTGA
- a CDS encoding histone-like nucleoid-structuring protein Lsr2 has protein sequence MAQQTSITLVDDLDGGKAVETISFSLDGSTYEIDLNKKNANALRKALSDFVEHGRKVRGDQPQRRNGRRTAGSDGPSPVAVREWATAQGISVSPRGRIASDVVRRYQESQA, from the coding sequence ATGGCTCAGCAAACATCGATCACGCTTGTCGACGATCTGGACGGTGGCAAAGCCGTCGAAACCATCTCGTTCAGCCTTGATGGATCGACCTACGAGATCGACCTCAACAAGAAGAACGCGAACGCATTGCGGAAGGCGTTGTCGGACTTCGTCGAGCACGGCCGCAAGGTGCGTGGCGATCAGCCCCAGCGACGCAACGGACGGCGCACCGCCGGCTCCGACGGACCGTCCCCGGTCGCCGTGCGGGAATGGGCTACGGCACAGGGCATCTCGGTGTCCCCCCGCGGTCGCATCGCCTCGGACGTCGTCCGGCGGTACCAGGAGTCGCAGGCCTGA
- a CDS encoding SDR family oxidoreductase, producing MTATDASPAPPPRRTAVVTGSESGIGRATAVALAEAGYDIGVTWFRNEADGRRTAELVRATGAHAVLAPLDLTAVPDCGDVVDALAADLGGLDVFVNNAGAGGSGRLIDMAFDEWRNTMAVDLDGAFVCIQRAARLMVEQGRGGRIIAVTSVHEHQAGGSAYTAAKHGLGGLMKTAAVELGRYGITANSVAPGEIATAMNGMAPDDDPATDPGSTSTSGAHPGHRDRPPHPLDVHHRPGIPLARPGSVREVADVVVFLASPGAGYVTGASWAVDGGMMQMAPLGGSLIATDDWRG from the coding sequence ATGACCGCGACCGATGCGTCCCCCGCCCCGCCCCCCCGCCGCACTGCCGTCGTCACCGGGTCCGAGTCCGGGATCGGCCGGGCCACCGCGGTCGCCCTGGCCGAGGCCGGGTACGACATCGGGGTCACCTGGTTCCGGAACGAGGCCGACGGGCGGCGCACCGCCGAGCTGGTCCGCGCCACCGGGGCGCACGCCGTCCTCGCCCCGCTCGACCTGACCGCCGTCCCGGACTGCGGAGACGTGGTCGACGCCCTCGCCGCCGACCTCGGAGGACTGGACGTCTTCGTCAACAACGCCGGCGCCGGCGGCTCCGGACGTCTGATCGACATGGCGTTCGACGAGTGGCGGAACACCATGGCCGTCGATCTGGACGGCGCCTTCGTCTGCATCCAGCGGGCGGCCCGGCTGATGGTGGAGCAGGGCCGGGGCGGCCGGATCATCGCGGTGACCAGCGTGCACGAGCACCAGGCCGGTGGCAGTGCGTACACCGCCGCCAAGCACGGCCTCGGCGGGCTGATGAAGACCGCGGCGGTGGAACTCGGCCGGTACGGGATCACCGCGAACTCCGTCGCCCCCGGCGAGATCGCCACCGCCATGAACGGCATGGCCCCGGACGACGATCCGGCCACCGACCCCGGGAGCACGAGCACCTCCGGCGCGCATCCCGGCCACCGGGACCGTCCGCCCCATCCGTTGGACGTGCACCACCGGCCCGGCATCCCCCTGGCCCGACCGGGTTCGGTGCGGGAGGTGGCCGACGTCGTCGTCTTCCTGGCCTCACCCGGGGCCGGGTACGTCACCGGGGCGTCGTGGGCGGTCGACGGCGGGATGATGCAGATGGCCCCGCTGGGCGGGTCGCTCATCGCCACGGACGACTGGCGCGGCTGA
- a CDS encoding PA14 domain-containing protein produces MRRGLPVLLVLLLTVGLTVLSPPRPASAAVLADGFTDTTVAAVARPTAVAPTGDGRVLVASQTGQLRVVRDGALVPTPALDLAAAGVLCSNYERGLLGVAAGPASAGTVPLYLFYTARNPADTARNCPQAYTGQDARAPRNRVSRFLLGADDRVVPGSETVLLDGISSASGYHNAGDLHLGQDGTLFVSTGDGMCDYAGDSGCGPANDAARDRNALVGKIVRITTSGAVPADNPFASGSGTASCRTGPVAVGLTCREMYATGLRNPFRMAFDPDAATTSFRIHDVGQDLWEEIDQGIAGADYGWNLREGPCATGTQAPCSPTPAGLTDPVLSYPHSSGCASITGGAYVPDAAGWPAALTDGYLYADYVCGKIVAVSPSGSTTDLATELGTGSAVAMAFGPQFAADGAVVPGRQALYYTTYLGGGELHAITASGTANRPPDAVLTASTTDGPAPLAVTLDGSASSDPDGQALTYRFDPGDGSGVVNGAQPSVRHDYPAGTWTASLTVVDSAGATSAPATVVVRSGNTAPSVRILAPASGDLFTTGTSYPLRGEATDAQDGVMPASALRWTVIRHHDTHTHPYLGPLTGNALSLLGPEPEDLSATRNSWLEVQLAATDAQGATTTVSREFRPRLVPVTVATEPAGRRVLVNAETVTGGTTITSWAGFGLRVSVPAQTDTAGRSYGLDGWSDGGANAHTVTTPAAATTLTAALSLRGLQAAYFDGADFTGARVDRLDATVAFDWGSGSPAPSLGPDTFSARWTGQVQAPVSGTYTFSTTSDDGVRLWVGGRLLVDQWADHSRRTDTATITLTAGVRYPVAMEYHETGGAAVAQLRWSYPGQGTQIVPTDRLFPRYAVTFRPATSPTVPGWTTDSGGAFAARAGLRYGWNAPVLVRDRGATDIPDERYDTLALLQQAPNPTARWELALPSGSYGVRIVAGDPSWTDSIYALTAEGVPVVTGRATAAARWLDRTAAVTVSDGRLSITDSGVARNSKISFVEVSLR; encoded by the coding sequence GTGCGTCGTGGTCTGCCGGTTCTGCTCGTCCTCCTGTTGACGGTCGGTCTGACGGTGCTGTCCCCACCCCGGCCGGCGTCGGCCGCCGTGCTCGCCGACGGATTCACCGACACCACCGTCGCCGCGGTGGCCCGGCCCACCGCGGTGGCGCCGACCGGCGACGGCCGGGTCCTGGTGGCGAGCCAGACCGGGCAGCTGCGGGTCGTCCGGGACGGCGCCCTGGTGCCCACGCCGGCCCTGGATCTGGCCGCGGCCGGGGTGCTGTGCAGCAACTACGAACGCGGTCTGCTCGGTGTCGCCGCCGGCCCCGCCAGCGCCGGCACCGTCCCGCTGTATCTCTTCTACACCGCCCGCAACCCGGCTGACACCGCGCGGAACTGCCCCCAGGCGTACACCGGTCAGGACGCCCGGGCACCCCGCAACCGGGTGTCCCGCTTCCTGCTCGGGGCCGACGACCGCGTCGTGCCGGGGAGCGAAACCGTGCTGCTGGACGGCATCTCGTCCGCCAGCGGCTACCACAACGCCGGCGACCTCCACCTGGGCCAGGACGGGACGCTGTTCGTCAGCACCGGGGACGGGATGTGCGACTACGCGGGCGACAGTGGCTGCGGCCCGGCGAACGACGCGGCCCGCGACCGCAACGCCCTGGTCGGCAAGATCGTCCGGATCACCACGTCGGGCGCCGTCCCGGCGGACAACCCGTTCGCGAGCGGGTCGGGGACCGCATCCTGCCGCACCGGACCGGTGGCCGTCGGCCTGACCTGCCGGGAGATGTACGCCACCGGCCTGCGCAACCCGTTCCGGATGGCCTTCGACCCCGACGCCGCCACCACGTCCTTCCGCATCCACGACGTCGGGCAGGACCTCTGGGAGGAGATCGACCAGGGCATCGCGGGTGCCGACTACGGCTGGAATCTTCGCGAGGGACCATGCGCGACCGGCACGCAGGCGCCGTGCAGCCCGACGCCGGCCGGTCTCACCGATCCCGTGCTGTCCTATCCGCACAGCTCCGGGTGTGCGTCCATCACCGGCGGCGCCTACGTCCCGGACGCCGCCGGCTGGCCGGCCGCGCTGACCGACGGCTACCTCTACGCCGACTACGTCTGCGGGAAGATCGTCGCCGTGTCCCCCTCGGGATCCACCACCGACCTGGCCACCGAGCTGGGCACGGGTAGCGCCGTGGCCATGGCGTTCGGCCCGCAGTTCGCCGCCGACGGCGCGGTCGTCCCCGGACGCCAGGCCCTCTACTACACCACCTATCTCGGCGGGGGCGAGCTGCACGCGATCACCGCGAGCGGGACCGCGAACCGGCCACCCGACGCCGTGCTCACCGCGTCGACCACCGACGGACCCGCCCCGCTGGCGGTCACCCTGGACGGTTCGGCGAGCAGCGACCCGGACGGCCAGGCCCTCACCTACCGCTTCGACCCCGGTGACGGCTCCGGGGTGGTGAATGGAGCGCAACCGTCGGTGCGGCACGACTATCCGGCGGGTACGTGGACGGCGTCGTTGACCGTCGTCGACTCCGCGGGGGCCACGTCCGCCCCGGCCACCGTGGTGGTGCGCTCCGGCAACACCGCCCCGTCGGTGCGCATCCTCGCCCCGGCGTCCGGTGACCTGTTCACCACGGGTACCAGCTACCCCCTGCGCGGGGAGGCCACCGACGCGCAGGACGGGGTGATGCCGGCATCCGCGCTGCGCTGGACGGTGATCCGACACCACGACACCCACACCCACCCCTACCTCGGCCCGCTGACCGGCAATGCGCTGAGCCTCCTCGGCCCGGAGCCCGAGGACCTCTCGGCCACCCGGAACAGCTGGCTGGAGGTGCAGTTGGCGGCCACCGACGCCCAGGGCGCCACCACCACCGTGTCCCGGGAGTTCCGTCCGCGGCTGGTCCCGGTCACCGTGGCCACCGAGCCGGCGGGACGACGCGTGCTGGTCAATGCCGAGACGGTCACCGGCGGCACGACGATCACCTCGTGGGCCGGTTTCGGTCTGCGGGTGTCGGTACCCGCACAGACCGACACCGCCGGTCGCTCCTACGGTCTCGACGGATGGTCGGACGGCGGCGCGAACGCCCACACCGTCACCACCCCGGCCGCCGCGACCACCCTCACCGCCGCCCTGTCGCTGCGCGGGTTGCAGGCCGCCTACTTCGACGGGGCCGACTTCACCGGCGCGCGGGTGGACCGCCTCGATGCGACCGTGGCCTTCGACTGGGGCAGCGGGAGCCCGGCCCCGTCGCTGGGGCCGGACACGTTCTCGGCGCGCTGGACCGGCCAGGTGCAGGCGCCGGTGAGCGGGACCTACACGTTCTCCACCACCAGCGACGACGGCGTGCGGCTCTGGGTGGGCGGACGTCTGCTGGTGGACCAGTGGGCCGACCACTCCCGCCGGACGGACACCGCGACGATCACCCTGACCGCGGGCGTCCGGTACCCGGTGGCCATGGAGTACCACGAGACCGGCGGGGCGGCGGTGGCCCAGCTGCGCTGGTCGTATCCGGGTCAGGGCACGCAGATCGTCCCCACCGACCGGCTCTTCCCGCGGTACGCGGTGACGTTCCGGCCGGCCACCAGCCCGACCGTCCCGGGGTGGACCACCGACTCCGGCGGGGCGTTCGCCGCCCGGGCGGGGCTCCGGTACGGGTGGAACGCCCCCGTGCTGGTCCGGGACCGCGGCGCGACCGACATCCCCGACGAGCGGTACGACACCCTGGCCCTGCTCCAGCAGGCGCCCAATCCCACGGCCCGGTGGGAGCTGGCGCTGCCGTCCGGCAGCTACGGGGTGCGGATCGTCGCCGGCGACCCGAGCTGGACCGACTCGATCTACGCGCTGACCGCGGAGGGCGTTCCGGTGGTCACCGGCCGGGCCACCGCCGCGGCCCGCTGGCTGGATCGGACGGCCGCGGTCACCGTGTCCGACGGCCGGCTGAGCATCACCGACTCCGGCGTCGCCCGGAACAGCAAGATCAGCTTCGTGGAGGTGTCACTGCGCTGA
- a CDS encoding alpha/beta fold hydrolase translates to MSASVVPGVLHVRGADLYYELRGAGPLLALIGGPMDARGFAALADELARDHRVLTTDPRGVLRSPVDDPEQERFPELRAADLARLVRHVGAAGATGDSGVAVLGTCGGAVAALALALAQPDLLGTVVAHEPPLPELLPDRAERRIATEETVRHSLERGISDASVAVHFAAGRSGGEAVAQDGADEQRFLQHEMLSTTQWVPDVARLRGSGTRIVVGVGEDSAGQTCGLAARALAADLGTGAVEFPGGHLGFVDHPATFADRLRAVLAEG, encoded by the coding sequence GTGAGCGCGAGCGTCGTTCCCGGTGTGCTGCACGTGCGTGGGGCGGACCTGTACTACGAGCTCCGCGGGGCCGGACCCTTGCTGGCCCTGATCGGCGGACCGATGGATGCCCGGGGATTCGCCGCGCTGGCCGACGAGCTGGCGCGTGACCACCGGGTGCTGACCACCGATCCCCGGGGTGTGCTGCGCAGTCCGGTCGACGACCCCGAGCAGGAACGGTTCCCCGAGCTGCGCGCCGCCGATCTCGCCCGCCTGGTCCGCCACGTCGGGGCCGCGGGGGCCACCGGGGACTCGGGCGTGGCCGTGCTGGGCACCTGCGGCGGCGCGGTGGCCGCCCTCGCCCTGGCGCTGGCCCAGCCCGACCTGCTCGGCACCGTGGTCGCCCACGAACCGCCCCTGCCCGAGCTGCTGCCCGATCGGGCCGAGCGGCGCATCGCGACCGAGGAGACCGTGCGGCACTCCCTGGAACGGGGGATCAGCGACGCCTCGGTGGCGGTCCACTTCGCGGCCGGACGTTCCGGCGGGGAGGCGGTGGCGCAGGACGGGGCCGACGAGCAGCGGTTCCTGCAGCACGAGATGCTCTCGACCACCCAGTGGGTGCCGGATGTCGCGCGGTTGCGCGGGTCGGGTACCCGCATCGTGGTCGGGGTCGGGGAGGACTCGGCCGGTCAGACCTGCGGCCTCGCGGCCCGGGCCCTCGCGGCCGACCTCGGCACCGGGGCCGTCGAGTTCCCGGGGGGTCACCTCGGCTTCGTCGACCATCCGGCGACCTTCGCCGACCGGCTCCGGGCGGTGCTCGCCGAGGGGTGA
- a CDS encoding APC family permease — translation MVIGLAATSPAYSLAAIIGPVVALVGIFAPGVLLASFVPMLLIASAFHYLNRVDQDCGTTFSWVTRAMGPWFGWLGGWAIAMTGVLVVGSLADVGVKYTLLTLNLDDLAENVTVVRVLSVLLILVMTGICVIGTELSARLQNVLIIAQIVALLAFAVVALVKALDGTSALGAISPRWDWFNPFGAGGAALTGGLLLGVFAYWGWESAVNLNEETAGASTTPGRAAIVSTVVLLVTYLAVAVAVVAYAGVDFLTENAGEEEAIFASLAGDVMGGWSWVVLLAVATSAIASTQTTIIPASRTGLSMARRAALPRALAHIHPRFRTPDVSTWLVAGIAIVWYLVVNAISENALFDSLTALALLIAFYYALTGLACAIYYRRELTKSVRNFVLIGVGPVVGALMLLWLLVESIIDQADPANSSTGEAWFGLGPPLVIGIAIFGFGIVYMVFWRLAHRTFWLERPGVADPELAAVPPRRSSRTAPDRNASGPDIHDRGNRP, via the coding sequence ATGGTCATCGGCCTGGCCGCCACCTCCCCGGCCTACTCCCTGGCCGCCATCATCGGCCCGGTCGTCGCCCTCGTCGGCATCTTCGCGCCCGGGGTCCTGCTCGCCTCGTTCGTCCCCATGCTGCTGATCGCCTCGGCGTTCCACTACCTGAACCGGGTCGACCAGGACTGCGGCACGACCTTCTCCTGGGTCACCCGGGCGATGGGCCCGTGGTTCGGCTGGCTGGGCGGCTGGGCCATCGCCATGACCGGCGTCCTGGTCGTCGGGTCGCTGGCCGACGTCGGCGTGAAGTACACCCTGCTCACCCTGAACCTCGACGACCTGGCCGAGAACGTCACCGTCGTCCGCGTCCTGTCGGTGCTGCTGATCCTGGTGATGACCGGCATCTGCGTCATCGGCACCGAGCTCTCCGCCCGGCTGCAGAACGTGCTCATCATCGCCCAGATCGTCGCCCTGCTCGCCTTCGCCGTCGTCGCCCTGGTCAAGGCGCTGGACGGCACCAGCGCGCTGGGCGCCATCAGCCCCCGCTGGGACTGGTTCAACCCGTTCGGCGCCGGTGGCGCCGCCCTCACCGGCGGCCTGCTGCTCGGGGTGTTCGCCTACTGGGGTTGGGAGTCGGCGGTCAACCTGAACGAGGAGACCGCGGGGGCGTCCACCACCCCCGGTCGCGCCGCGATCGTCTCCACCGTCGTGCTGCTGGTGACCTACCTGGCCGTGGCCGTCGCCGTCGTCGCCTACGCCGGGGTCGACTTCCTCACCGAGAACGCGGGCGAGGAGGAGGCGATCTTCGCCTCGCTGGCCGGCGACGTGATGGGCGGGTGGTCCTGGGTGGTGCTGCTGGCCGTGGCCACCTCGGCGATCGCGTCCACCCAGACCACGATCATCCCGGCGTCCCGCACCGGGCTGTCCATGGCCCGGCGCGCGGCCCTCCCCCGCGCGCTGGCCCACATCCATCCCCGCTTCCGCACCCCCGACGTGTCCACCTGGCTCGTCGCCGGGATCGCCATCGTCTGGTACCTGGTGGTCAACGCGATCAGCGAGAACGCCCTCTTCGACTCGTTGACCGCCCTGGCCCTGCTCATCGCCTTCTACTACGCGCTGACCGGGCTGGCGTGCGCGATCTACTACCGGCGCGAGCTGACGAAGAGCGTGCGCAACTTCGTCCTCATCGGCGTCGGTCCGGTGGTCGGCGCGCTGATGTTGCTCTGGCTGCTGGTCGAGTCGATCATCGACCAGGCCGACCCGGCCAACTCCTCCACCGGTGAGGCGTGGTTCGGGCTCGGCCCGCCCCTGGTCATCGGTATCGCGATCTTCGGGTTCGGCATCGTCTACATGGTCTTCTGGCGACTGGCCCACCGGACGTTCTGGCTGGAGCGTCCCGGGGTGGCCGACCCGGAGCTGGCGGCCGTCCCACCGCGCCGCAGCAGCCGCACCGCACCCGACCGGAACGCCTCCGGGCCCGACATCCACGACAGAGGGAACCGACCATGA
- a CDS encoding universal stress protein, which yields MTVVLGYDESPGAKRALDQAIDIAGRYDERLVVVYGVSPPGGLGEEFQSHQRALTELARTMLQNAVDQAAAAGVDAVVELVSDKPAAAITDVADRLDARLIVVGTWGESPLRGAMLGSTPHKLLQWSTRPVLCVPASEDDTTETAAVAEPVDADRASGQGRKSEKTKKAEKTRKSEKKREKD from the coding sequence ATGACCGTCGTCCTGGGGTACGACGAATCGCCCGGCGCCAAGCGGGCACTGGACCAGGCCATCGACATCGCCGGTCGCTACGACGAGCGCCTGGTGGTGGTCTACGGGGTCAGCCCACCCGGCGGCCTGGGCGAGGAGTTCCAGTCCCACCAGCGGGCCCTGACCGAGCTGGCCCGCACGATGCTGCAGAACGCCGTCGACCAGGCGGCCGCCGCCGGTGTGGACGCCGTCGTCGAGCTGGTGTCCGACAAGCCGGCCGCGGCGATCACCGACGTCGCCGACCGGTTGGACGCCCGGCTCATCGTCGTCGGCACCTGGGGGGAGAGCCCGCTGCGTGGCGCGATGCTGGGCAGTACCCCGCACAAGCTGCTGCAGTGGTCCACCCGACCCGTGCTGTGCGTGCCGGCGTCCGAGGACGACACCACGGAGACGGCGGCGGTCGCCGAACCGGTGGACGCCGACCGGGCGTCCGGTCAGGGCAGGAAGTCCGAGAAGACCAAGAAGGCCGAGAAGACCAGGAAGTCCGAGAAGAAACGCGAGAAGGACTGA
- a CDS encoding TspO/MBR family protein, with amino-acid sequence MKLTTVAATGAAAVGTAVAGGLAVDPDGPYYRNLIKPSWQPAPTVFPIVWTPLYVDIAVTSAVAADALAAQGRHDERSALLRALAVNLGLNTGWSWLFFRVSRPWFAAAECAALAVSTADLVRRVGAADRRAGWALLPYPLWCTFATALTVALARRNPVRVIEGGPVRRLAQRVRRA; translated from the coding sequence ATGAAGCTGACGACAGTGGCGGCGACGGGTGCGGCGGCCGTCGGCACCGCGGTGGCCGGCGGGCTGGCCGTGGACCCGGACGGCCCGTACTACCGGAACCTGATCAAGCCGTCCTGGCAGCCGGCGCCGACCGTCTTCCCGATCGTCTGGACCCCGCTCTACGTCGACATCGCCGTCACCTCGGCGGTGGCCGCCGACGCGCTGGCGGCGCAGGGGCGGCACGACGAACGGTCCGCCCTGCTCCGGGCGCTGGCCGTCAACCTGGGGCTCAACACCGGCTGGAGCTGGCTGTTCTTCCGGGTGAGCCGCCCGTGGTTCGCCGCGGCCGAGTGCGCGGCACTCGCCGTGTCGACCGCCGATCTGGTGCGGCGGGTGGGCGCCGCCGACCGCCGGGCCGGCTGGGCGCTGCTGCCCTACCCGCTGTGGTGCACCTTCGCGACCGCCCTCACCGTGGCTCTCGCCCGCCGCAACCCGGTGCGCGTCATCGAGGGCGGTCCGGTGCGTCGACTGGCGCAGCGGGTGCGCCGGGCCTGA
- a CDS encoding oxidoreductase: MSTTASAAGTYTLGGDLPVARMGYGAMRLSGPHIMGPPADRAEALAVLRRAVELGVNHIDTSDFYGPHTTNEVIREALHPYADDLVLVTKVGARRTPDGGWPSALGADELTAAVHDNLRNLGLDRLDVVNLRMPGTPETPDDRSLAEPFEALAALQQQGLIRHLGISHATAGQLREARAIAPVVCVQNAYNVTQRADDALLDECTREGIAFVPYFPLGGFAPLQADLFAEVAQRKGATTMQLALAWLLARSPAVLAIPGTSSVAHLEENLDASAILLDDEDLADLDALGR, encoded by the coding sequence ATGAGCACCACCGCGAGCGCTGCCGGCACGTACACCCTCGGCGGGGATCTCCCCGTCGCCCGCATGGGCTACGGCGCCATGCGACTGTCCGGGCCGCACATCATGGGCCCGCCGGCGGACCGCGCCGAGGCGCTCGCCGTGCTGCGCCGGGCCGTCGAACTCGGCGTGAACCACATCGACACGAGTGACTTCTACGGCCCGCACACCACCAACGAGGTCATCCGGGAGGCCCTGCACCCGTACGCGGACGATCTCGTGCTGGTCACCAAGGTCGGCGCCCGCCGCACCCCGGACGGTGGCTGGCCGTCGGCGTTGGGCGCCGACGAGCTGACCGCCGCGGTGCACGACAACCTGCGCAATCTCGGGCTGGACCGGCTCGACGTGGTCAACCTGCGGATGCCCGGCACCCCGGAGACGCCCGACGACCGCAGCCTGGCCGAGCCGTTCGAGGCACTCGCCGCCCTGCAGCAGCAGGGTCTGATCCGTCACCTCGGGATCAGCCACGCCACCGCCGGTCAGCTGCGCGAGGCCCGCGCCATCGCCCCGGTGGTGTGCGTGCAGAACGCGTACAACGTCACCCAGCGCGCCGACGACGCCCTCCTCGACGAGTGCACCCGGGAGGGCATCGCCTTCGTGCCGTACTTCCCGCTGGGCGGCTTCGCCCCGTTGCAGGCCGACCTGTTCGCCGAGGTGGCCCAGCGGAAGGGGGCCACGACGATGCAGCTGGCCCTGGCCTGGCTGCTGGCCCGCTCCCCCGCCGTGCTGGCCATCCCGGGGACGTCCTCGGTCGCCCACCTGGAGGAGAACCTCGACGCGTCCGCCATCCTGCTGGACGACGAGGACCTGGCCGACCTGGACGCGCTGGGCCGCTGA